A window from Peptococcaceae bacterium 1198_IL3148 encodes these proteins:
- a CDS encoding cysteine protease StiP family protein, which yields MRAEIPAPEPLGSYSPEDVIFLLKDIGQLVVEQSNEERERAMQADKHYSEMLPIEYRPSVQYINLFYQSLQKSATDIAKAVGIVASAIYQLHGDNVVLVSLARAGTPIGVLIKRYFKQYFGIDIPHYSISIIRDRGIDENALFYILQHHSHVSIQFVDGWTGKGAITKELIKSLNQFEKKYSIKINSELAVLADPGYCANIFGTREDFLIPSACLNSTVSGLMSRTVLRPDLIGPLDFHGAKYYQNLQADDLSNFYVDSITEHFTATTTDISAFIDHNPSWLGLKNIENIQQEFGIKNINLIKPGVGETTRVLLRRVPWQVLVRDQSHPHLEHIMLLANERGVPVVEYPNLAYCCCGLIKPMEKK from the coding sequence TTGCGAGCAGAAATACCAGCGCCAGAGCCACTGGGTAGTTATTCGCCGGAGGACGTTATATTTTTGCTAAAGGATATCGGCCAATTGGTGGTGGAACAGAGCAACGAAGAGCGGGAACGGGCAATGCAGGCCGACAAACACTATTCGGAAATGTTGCCCATTGAATATCGTCCCTCTGTCCAATATATAAATTTGTTTTATCAGTCTTTACAGAAAAGTGCCACTGATATTGCTAAGGCTGTTGGTATTGTGGCGTCAGCCATTTATCAATTACACGGTGACAACGTAGTGCTGGTTTCGTTGGCTAGGGCCGGCACCCCCATTGGAGTGCTAATAAAGCGTTATTTTAAACAATACTTTGGGATTGATATACCCCACTACAGTATATCCATTATTAGGGATCGGGGAATTGATGAGAACGCTTTGTTTTACATATTGCAACACCACAGCCATGTTAGCATACAATTTGTTGATGGATGGACAGGTAAAGGTGCCATTACCAAAGAGTTGATCAAATCTCTCAATCAATTTGAGAAAAAGTACAGCATTAAAATAAACAGTGAGCTGGCAGTGTTGGCCGACCCTGGATATTGTGCCAATATTTTTGGAACTAGAGAGGATTTTTTAATTCCCAGTGCCTGTTTAAATTCCACTGTCAGTGGCTTGATGTCCCGCACAGTGTTGCGCCCGGACTTGATTGGCCCTTTAGATTTTCATGGTGCCAAATACTATCAAAACCTGCAAGCCGATGATCTTTCTAATTTTTATGTAGACAGTATCACTGAGCACTTTACCGCCACCACCACTGATATCTCTGCCTTTATTGACCACAACCCCAGTTGGTTGGGGTTAAAAAATATCGAAAATATTCAGCAGGAATTTGGTATCAAAAACATAAATTTAATTAAACCGGGGGTGGGGGAAACCACCAGGGTATTGTTGCGTCGGGTGCCATGGCAGGTGTTGGTGCGGGACCAATCTCACCCTCACCTGGAGCACATCATGTTGCTGGCCAATGAGCGAGGGGTGCCGGTGGTTGAGTACCCCAACCTAGCCTATTGTTGCTGTGGACTAATTAAACCAATGGAGAAGAAATAA